The genomic interval CTTGAGCCCGCCGGGGAGGGTGCCCTCGGTCGAGAAACCGTTGGTGATGCACTGATCCATGACCGACCACAGGTGCAGCATGCCCGAGCGCACCTCCTCCTCGGTGCGCCACGACAGCTCGTTGCGCATCATGACCTCGCTGATCGGCAGACCCGTGCGCGCACAGATCTCGAGCAGTTCCTTGCCCGTGTTGAACGGGAACTCGACGGGCGTCGTGTCCTGCACGACACGGTCGGCGCCGAGCGCGTCCTCGTCGACGACGAACCCGCCTCCGACGGAGTAGTAGACGCGCTCGAGAAGCACCGATCCGTCAGCGTCGAGCGCCCGAGCGATCATTCCGTTCGGGTGCCCGGGCAGCGTCTTGCGGCGGTGCAGGACGAGGTCGTCGTCGTCGAGGGGCACCTCGCGCAGGCCGCCGAGCAGGAGACGGCGGGTCTCCTTGACCGCGTGGAAACGCGCGTCCGCGGTGTCGGTGTCGACCGTCTCCGGGTCCTCACCCATCAGGCCGAGGACGACCGCCTTGTCGGAGCCGTGCCCGTGGCCGGTCTGCCCGAGCGACCCGCACAGTTCGACCTGGACGCGCGCGACGTCGTCGAACAGCCCTGCCTCGCGCAGAGATTCGAGGAACCGCCCCGCGGCTCGCATCGGACCGACGGTGTGGGACGACGAGGGTCCGATACCGATCGAGTACAGTTCGAATGCACTCAGCGCCATGCCACACCATCCATCATGCGGACAGATTCGCACACAATGTGGCCACACGAGTAATCGAGGCCCCCCTCAGGTATGTGGGCAGCGCAGGTGACTCACCGGTAGCCTGCGGAGCATGACTGATACGACGCGAGAATTCGACATCGTCCTCTACGGCGCGACCGGGTTCGTCGGCCGGCTCGTCGCGAAGCACCTCGCCGAGCACGCGCCGAATGACATCCGCATCGCCCTCGCCGGACGCACCGCCTCGAAGGTCGAGAAGGTGCGCGACGACCTGAGCACCGAGGCCGCAGCCGCCGCCGGTTGGGGCATCGTGACAGCCGACTCCGGCGACGAGGCGTCGCTGCACGCCCTCGCGAACCGGGCACGCGTCGTCATCTCCACCGTCGGCCCGTACGCGCGCCACGGCCTGCCGCTCGTCGGCGCCTGTGCCGAGGCCGGCACCCACTACGTCGACCTCACCGGCGAGGTGCTCTTCGCCCACGACTGCATCGACCGCTACGACGCGACGGCCCGCGCGAACGGCGCACGTATCGTCAACTCGTGCGGCTACGACTCGGTGCCCTCCGACCTCGGCGTCTTCCTGCTCGCCCAGACGGCGCGTGAGGCCGGTGACGGGGAACTCACGGCGACGACCGAGTACGCGTCGATGAAGGGCGGCATGAGCGGCGGGACGATCGCCTCGGCGATGCAGCAGGCCGACGACATCGCCGACGACCCCGCTCGCCGCAAGATCGCCGGCGACAAGTTCTCCCTCTCCCCCGACCGCTCGCGCGAGCCGAGCGGCGAGTTCAAGGACTCGCTGTCGGTGTGGTACTCCGACGACGTCGACGCGTGGGTCGCGCCGTTCCTCATGGCCTCCTACAACACGCGCATCGTGCGCCGCAGCAACGCGCTGCTCGGCCACGCGTACGGCTCGGGTTTCCGCTACCGCGAGGTGATGAAGGCCGGCAAGGGCGTCAAGGGTCGCGCGATGGCGTACGCCGTCGCGGGTGCGCTGGGGGCGGGCTTCGGCGCGATGGGCGTCAAGCGTCTGCGCCCGCTGCTCGAACGCCTCGTCCCCGCGCCGGGCAGCGGCCCGAGCGAGGAAGCGCGCGAGAAGGGCTTCTTCCGCATGGACATCCGCTCGACGACGACGAGCGGCGCCCGCTACCGCTCGATCGTCGCCTCGCAGGGCGACCCGGGCTACAAGGCGACGGCCGTCATGCTCGGCGAGGCGGCCGTGACGCTGGCGCTCGGCGACCTGCCGACGCTGCCCGGCGAGGCGGACGGCGGCGTCCTCACGCCC from Dermacoccus nishinomiyaensis carries:
- a CDS encoding saccharopine dehydrogenase family protein: MTDTTREFDIVLYGATGFVGRLVAKHLAEHAPNDIRIALAGRTASKVEKVRDDLSTEAAAAAGWGIVTADSGDEASLHALANRARVVISTVGPYARHGLPLVGACAEAGTHYVDLTGEVLFAHDCIDRYDATARANGARIVNSCGYDSVPSDLGVFLLAQTAREAGDGELTATTEYASMKGGMSGGTIASAMQQADDIADDPARRKIAGDKFSLSPDRSREPSGEFKDSLSVWYSDDVDAWVAPFLMASYNTRIVRRSNALLGHAYGSGFRYREVMKAGKGVKGRAMAYAVAGALGAGFGAMGVKRLRPLLERLVPAPGSGPSEEAREKGFFRMDIRSTTTSGARYRSIVASQGDPGYKATAVMLGEAAVTLALGDLPTLPGEADGGVLTPAVALGAPYAERLRQHGVTLEVTKLG
- a CDS encoding L-serine ammonia-lyase, which gives rise to MALSAFELYSIGIGPSSSHTVGPMRAAGRFLESLREAGLFDDVARVQVELCGSLGQTGHGHGSDKAVVLGLMGEDPETVDTDTADARFHAVKETRRLLLGGLREVPLDDDDLVLHRRKTLPGHPNGMIARALDADGSVLLERVYYSVGGGFVVDEDALGADRVVQDTTPVEFPFNTGKELLEICARTGLPISEVMMRNELSWRTEEEVRSGMLHLWSVMDQCITNGFSTEGTLPGGLKVPRRAPAIHRALQQQVEPGYPIDPLDVMDWVNLFAMAVNEENAAGGRVVTAPTNGAAGIIPAVLKYYVKFVPGADEDGIVRFLLTAAAIGILFKENASISGAEVGCQGEVGSACAMASGALCEVIGGNPEQVENAAEIGIEHNLGLTCDPVGGLVQIPCIERNAIASMKAINAARLSRRGDGKHTVSLDQAMKTMRETGRDMSVKYKETARGGLAVNVIEC